From a single Nicotiana tomentosiformis chromosome 2, ASM39032v3, whole genome shotgun sequence genomic region:
- the LOC138905615 gene encoding uncharacterized protein, which produces MTVTTKTTASQRRDTTAATQQQARASASEGSSEGSGSSRVREFIALSPPEFTGTDQREDPQDLIDHLHKIFRVMHAMEKEAVELEAFQLRDIAILWYKGWERSRGHDAPPAIWENFSDAFLDQGYLVHCRACSDACYTCGRPGHMMRDCPNRDSRGMAQPASSARGSSMSVHPSGRESQSSAGRGRGSNSSGNQNRIYALAGQEDQESS; this is translated from the exons atgacggtgactacgAAGACTacagctagccagaggagagatacaacagcag ctacccagcaacaagctagggcatcagctagtgaaggatcttctgaggggtctgggagttcaagggtccgagagtttattgctttgagtcccccagagttcacgggaacagatcagagggaggacccacaggatttaaTAGATCATCTTCACaagatctttcgggttatgcatgccatggagaaagaggcagttgagctagaaGCTTTtcaactccgagatatagccatcctttggtacaaGGGATGGGAAAGGTCTAGGGGacatgatgcacctccagctatttgggagaatttttcagatgccttccttgacca aggataCTTGGTCCACTGCCGAGCatgttctgatgcttgttatacatgtgggcgtccggggcatatgatgcgagattgcccaaatagagattctaggGGAATGGCACAACCGGCGAGTTCAGCAagaggatcatctatgtccgtgcatccttcagggcgcgagtctcagtcttcggctggtagaggtagaggttccaattcaagtggtaatcagaaccgtatctatgctttagcgggtcaaGAGGACCAGGAGTCTTCCTAA